CTTGGTGTTAAACCTGCGACTGAGAATCCTCGTGTTATTGATTACATGCAGGACATTATTGATTTTGTCCAAATTTTAGTTGACAAAGGCTTTGCTTATGAATCATCAGGAGATGTTTATTTCCGTGTTCGTAAATCTGATAATTATGCTGCTTTGGCCAATAAGACTTTGGAAGAATTAGAGATTGGTGCCAGCGGTCGAGTGGATGCTGAAAGTGATTGCAAAGAAGATCCTTTAGACTTCGCTCTTTGGAAGGCAGCTAAGGAAGGTGAAATTGCTTGGGACAGTCCTTGGGGAGCTGGTCGTCCGGGCTGGCACATTGAATGTTCAGTGATGGCAACAACCATTTTAGGAGATACTATTGATATCCACGGTGGCGGTGCTGACTTAGAATTTCCTCATCATACTAATGAAATTGCTCAATCAGAAGCTAAAACGGGGAAAAAATTTGCCAATTACTGGATGCATAATGGCTTTGTTAATATTGACAATGAGAAAATGTCCAAATCGTTAGGTAATTTTATCACTGTTCACGATGCTCTCAAGACAATGGATGGACAGGTTTTACGTTTCTTCTTTGCAACTCAGCATTATCGTAAGCCTTTTAATTTTACAGAAAAAGCTATTCGTGATGCTGAAATCAACCTTAAATATTTGAAAAATACCTATGAACAGCCTTTTACAGCTACTGTAGATGAGGCTACATTTACCAGATTTTTGGAAAAATTTCAAGCAGCTATGGATGAGGACTTCAATACAGCCAATGGCATTACAGTTGTTTTTGAATTGGCTAAATGGATTAATTCAGGTCATTATAATCAAACTGTGAAAGATAAATTTGCAGAAATTCTTCAAATTTTCGGTGTTGTTTTTAAAGAAGAGGTTCTGGATGCTGAGATTGAAAAATTGATTGAGGAACGCCAAAAAGCGCGTGCAGCACGAGATTTTACTAAAGCTGATGCCATTCGTGATGACTTAGCTGCGCAGGGTATCAAGCTTTTGGATACCAAGGATGGTGTGAGGTGGATGCGTGACTAGGTCAGTTGACGTTAATCTTATCAACGGAATCGCCCTTGCTTTTGAGGGTGATGCCATTTATTCTACTTACATTCGGAAACATCTGATTTTTCAAGGTTTGACAAAGCCTAATCAGCTGCATCGCAAAACGACTCGTTATGTGTCAGCCAAGGCACAGGC
This region of Streptococcus mutans genomic DNA includes:
- the cysS gene encoding cysteine--tRNA ligase; translated protein: MIKIYDTLTRSLREFVPIHENTVNMYVCGPTVYNYIHVGNGRSAIAFDTIRRYFEYRGYTVNYISNFTDVDDKIIKAAAKAGMTTKALSDKFIAAFKEDVAALGVKPATENPRVIDYMQDIIDFVQILVDKGFAYESSGDVYFRVRKSDNYAALANKTLEELEIGASGRVDAESDCKEDPLDFALWKAAKEGEIAWDSPWGAGRPGWHIECSVMATTILGDTIDIHGGGADLEFPHHTNEIAQSEAKTGKKFANYWMHNGFVNIDNEKMSKSLGNFITVHDALKTMDGQVLRFFFATQHYRKPFNFTEKAIRDAEINLKYLKNTYEQPFTATVDEATFTRFLEKFQAAMDEDFNTANGITVVFELAKWINSGHYNQTVKDKFAEILQIFGVVFKEEVLDAEIEKLIEERQKARAARDFTKADAIRDDLAAQGIKLLDTKDGVRWMRD